Proteins found in one Lycium ferocissimum isolate CSIRO_LF1 chromosome 6, AGI_CSIRO_Lferr_CH_V1, whole genome shotgun sequence genomic segment:
- the LOC132060005 gene encoding 1-aminocyclopropane-1-carboxylate oxidase homolog 4-like → MSNLNPNQVPNPNPNQVPNPNRVKELKEFDESKIGVKGLVDKGLTTIPTFFIHPSEPDPEPTTRPGYKKHSIPVVDFSLPRSTLVDQIHSASTTLGFFQIINHSVKVEAINKIVGSVKSFNELPDEVKMKYYSRDMTRGAAYSTNFDLYNSKAASWRDTLQMRLGPTPPEWEYVPEVCREAAVEWDKEVVKIGEELMGLLCEGLGVNKERLKELSCLDARVMAAHYYPYCPQPELTKGLTPHTDPGVLTVLVQNEVMGLQVKFGDDWVDLEPILGAIVINIGDILQIISNDEYKSVEHRVLANPYQEPRVSVAVFFNPGQRENSFGPLPELISDEKPAVYREFLFMDYMTRFFSKELDGKSLTNYYRVSNQV, encoded by the exons ATGTCAAACCTAAACCCAAACCAAGTTCCGAACCCAAACCCAAACCAAGTTCCGAACCCAAACCGTGTGAAAGAGCTAAAAGAATTCGACGAATCAAAAATCGGAGTAAAAGGCCTAGTCGACAAAGGCCTTACAACCATACCCACTTTCTTCATCCACCCATCAGAACCCGACCCGGAACCCACAACCCGACCCGGTTACAAAAAACACTCCATCCCCGTCGTTGACTTTTCTCTCCCTCGGTCAACGCTGGTTGACCAAATTCACAGTGCATCAACGACGCTTGGATTTTTCCAGATTATTAATCACTCTGTTAAGGTGGaggcaataaataaaattgttgGTTCGGTTAAGTCGTTTAATGAATTGCCTGATGAAGTGAAGATGAAGTATTATAGTAGAGATATGACACGTGGAGCTGCGTATTCTACGAATTTTGATTTGTATAATTCTAAAGCTGCCAGCTGGAGGGACACGTTGCAGATGAG GTTGGGTCCCACTCCGCCAGAGTGGGAGTACGTGCCGGAGGTATGTAGGGAGGCGGCGGTTGAGTGGGACAAAGAAGTGGTAAAAATTGGGGAAGAATTGATGGGTTTGTTATGTGAAGGGTTAGGGGTAAATAAGGAGAGATTGAAGGAATTGTCTTGTTTGGATGCAAGAGTTATGGCTGCACATTACTACCCTTATTGTCCACAGCCAGAGTTGACGAAAGGGCTAACGCCACATACTGATCCGGGTGTGTTGACAGTGTTGGTGCAGAATGAGGTGATGGGATTGCAAGTAAAATTTGGTGATGATTGGGTTGATTTGGAGCCGATTCTGGGAGCTATTGTGATTAATATTGGTGATATTCTCCAG ATCATATCGAATGATGAATACAAGAGCGTGGAGCACCGAGTTCTAGCCAACCCTTATCAAGAACCACGCGTATCAGTTGCTGTCTTCTTTAACCCAGGCCAAAGAGAGAACTCATTTGGACCTCTACCCGAACTAATATCGGATGAAAAACCAGCAGTTTACCGGGAATTCTTATTCATGGACTATATGACAAGATTCTTTTCGAAAGAGTTGGATGGGAAGAGCTTGACAAATTACTACAGGGTTTCAAATCAAGTATAA